TCGCGCCGCCGTCCGTTGATTTGTGGATGCCACTGCCGGGACCACCGCCATTGAAGCCCCAGGCGGTACGCTGCCGTTGATATGTGGCGGCGTAGATCGTGTTCGGGTTGCTCATGTCCATGACCATGTCGACGACGCCCGTATATTCGTCGATATAGAGGACTTTGTCCCAGCTGCGGCCACCGTCGGTCGTCTTGAACACCCCTCGATCTTCAGAGGGCGCCCACAGGTTCCCCATTGCCGCGACGTACGCAATGTCCGGGTTGGAGGGATGCACCCTGACACGCCCGATGTGGCGGGTCTCAGCGAGGCCTAGGTGAGTCCAGCTGTCACCGCCGTCGGTCGTCTTGTAGACGCCGTTTCCGTAGGACGTGCTTTGCCGGTTCTGCTGCTCACCGGTCCCGACGTAGATGACGTCGTTGTTCGACCGCGAGATGTCGACATCACCGAAGGTGCTCACCGCCATCGTGTCAAAGACGTTCGTCCACGTCTGGCCGCGGTTGGTGGTCCTCCAAAGCCCGCCAGAGGCCGCCGCCACGAACATGGTCGACGGGTCGGACGGGAGCGCCTCTACATCGTGGATGCGACCGCCGGTCGCTGCGGGCCCGATGGAACGAGCTTCCAGGGCGCGCATGTCGTCTGTGGCGATGGCCTGTGCAGACACAGCAACAGGGATCAGCGTCGCCAGTGCGGCGAGCAAGGTCAGAGCGTTCATGGTGTGCTTCATGGTGTGTCGCTCCCGGGTTCCGGGTCGTTGGTTGCAGGTTTTGGTAGTGCGGCTGAGTCGAGAGCCGATTTCACCACCTTGATGACGTCGTCGTCCATGTCGTCCAAGCTCGTCATCCACTTCAGGTAGTCGGGCGCTGTAGCCGCTATTGTGGCGAGCGGCTGCCCTTTGTGCTTCCCACGTCTAAAGACACGTCCGTCCTCGGGGCTGCTGAACCAGCGATCCACCTCCGTACGGAACGGGCGGAACGTCTGGCAGTAGTCGTGCAGACCGTCCAAGTCCTGCGGAATATCGGGATACCGTTCGAGTTGTGCTCCAAGGACGGCCGCTGACGTGCGGATGTCGCCGAGCGCGGTATGAGCTTCTTCGTGCTCTCGGCCAAGATAGAATCGTGCTGCCGCCGAAAGATCCCTCGGCTCTTCCTTATGGAAGATGTTCTGCATGTCGAGGAGACGCCTGCCTTCGACGGAGAAGCTGATGCCGCATCGCTTGAATTCGGCGATGAGCACGTGGATATCGAAGCCCTTGATATTAAAGCCGGACAGATCGCTACCCGCGATCAGTTGGTCGTGCAGATTGCGAGCTGTGCGGCAGAACGGGAGTTCGTTCGCGACGTCTTCGTCCGTAATGCCGTGCACAGCCGTTGATTCCGCTGGAATAGGCATCTCGGGGTTGTATCTGCGCACCTTCTCGAGCACGTCCCCCTGGGGCGTGATCTTGATGAGTGCGAGTTCCACGATCCGGTCTTTCTTGACGTCGAGCCCTGTGGTCTCGAGGTCGAAGAAGATGAGCGGTCGGTCGAGTTCGAAGGGTAGTTGCATGGGACGAGCAAGGTAGTGAGCGGGCGTGGAATGGACTACAGTGGGCGGATGAAAACTTCCATGAAGGCAGTTGTGATTCGTGAGCCTGGAGATCCGGACGTATTGGAGCTGCAGGACGTTCCCATGCCTGAGCCGTCCCACGGCGAAGTTCTGGTGAGGGTGGCTACCTCAGGCGTGAATCGCGCCGATCTCCTGCAGAGGCGAGGCAACTACCCAGTGCCAGCCGGATATCCCGCGGATATCCTCGGGCTGGAGTATGCGGGAGTGGTGGAAGGCGTCGGCCCCGGAGTTGGTCCAGACATGGTCGGGCGAGCCGTGATGGGCATCACCGGGGGCGGCGGTTACGCGGAATATGTGACGGAAGCGGCCTCGACCGCTCTGCGTGTGCCTTCGGGCGTGGACGTGAGTGACGCGGGTGCGATTCCAGAAGCATACCTGACCGCATACGACGCTGTGTTCATGCAGGAGGGTCTCGCGGAGGGTGAGACTCTACTCGTCCATGCAGTTGGGAGTGGTGTGGGTTCTGCGGCCGTGCAAATGGCGAAGCGGGTCGGGGCCCGGGCGATTGGGACGAGTCGGACCGCTTCGAAGCTGGAGAGGGCCTCTGGCCTTGGGCTCGATGTTTCGGTTCTGGCCGATGGGGACTGGAGTCAGGAGGTCCTCGATGCGACCGATGCCCGGGGCGTGGATGTAATCCTCGACCTGGTGGGCGGACCGTACCTTGAGAAAAATCAGGCTGTATTGGCCAAGAGGGGGAGACACATCGTGGTCGGCGTGCCAGGCGGCCCGATGGGTGAGATCAACTTGCGCTCCTTGATGATCACTCGCGGGTCGATCAGAGGGACTGTACTTCGAGCGAGGGCGTTGGCTGAGAAGGAAGCGTTGGCGCGGGCCTTTGAGCGAGACATGCTGCCGGGGTTCGCCGCCGGGGAGCTACGGCCCGTGATCGATCGGGTCTTCGCGGCTGATCAAGCCGCCGATGCCCATCGGCACATGGAAGCCAACGCGAACTTCGGGAAGATTCTTCTGCGCTGGTAAGGCGCTGGACCGCGTGTCAGTTGCTGGCGAAGCTGGCCGTCTGGCACGTGCCCTCAAAGCCGATTTCACAGGCTCGAGCGAAGAGGCGGTCGGGGTCTCGTTCGGTGACTGGACCCTTGGCGCCGCGGATTACGAGCGGGAGATCATCCAGTGTGGGGACCGCGGAGGTGAGCGTCCTGTTCCCGGACGACAGTCGCAGCCCGTTCTCGCACGCAGGGTCGAATCCGAGTTCGCATCCAGCCTGCAGAGCTCCCAGCGCCTCCCCGTCTCCAGAATTGCGCTGAACGAGGAGGACGGCGAGCTCATTGCAGGCCCAGCCGGAGCCCTGTATACAGATGTCCTGCTGGAAAGAGGCGAGGTATACACATCCTCGGTCCGAGCCCTCGGAGCATGCGGTCTGCCAGAAGGGGATCCACTGGCCCGGGTGGTCGTCTCGGAATCCTCCGGCCCCATAGATGCCGGCGAAGATCGCGATCCAGATGCCGACGATGGCGAGGTTCCGGCGGATGCCGGTGGTCTGAGGAGCCACGGCGGAGAGATCGAGTTTCCGTAGCGGCCCCGAGGTCACCCATCGATCGACCATCTGAATCATCATGTTCAGAATCAAGACCGGGAGCAGCTTGTCGTAGAACGACGGAGCTTCGAGCGCTCGCAGGACCACGACGAGGACCACGACCCCGAGGCCATACATCATGCCGTAAACGACCCGTCCGGTTTCAGTCCTGGGCGAGGTCGACGGGTCTGTCTGGAGGAGGTGCATGCCCAGGAAGACCGCAATGGGAATGTACGCTTCGTAGAAGAAGTACGTGCCCGTAATGGCGAAGAAGGCCACCCCGAAGGCGTACACGGTGACCACGGAGGCTACGGTCATCGTGGCGACGCCGAACAGGATTTGAACCGGTATCGAGACAGCGAACAGGAATGCGTGGATGTTCGGTGGATCGAAGAGCCGTGTCGCGATGTCCACGCCGAAGGTGGTGTCGGTCGCGTTCGTGGCGATCAATCCAATGGAGAAAATGGCCAGCGGGAAGGACGACGGATTGAAGATGTGTGTGGAGCGACCGTTCTTCTCCCAGCGAATGAACTCCTTCGTCAGGTAGCCGAGCGCGATCATCCCAAACTGCCAATAGAACCAGTCCGGCTTGAAGAGCAGGAACAGGTTGATGCTGAAGATGATGGGGAACGGTCCGAACCCTAGTTCGAAGTGTTCCCGTCGGGACCAAGCGAGCAGCGCGCTGAATCCATATGCGAAGACCAGCTGCGCCAGAATGAGTACAGCGAATCCTCGGATCAACGGGACGTACCAACCCCAGTACAGGTAGATCGCCGCTTGTGTGCTCAGCTGGACGTAGTGCGGCTTCCGGGGGATGACCGCGAGAGTGAACGTGCGTCCCGAGGCTCGAGCGGACAGGCCTAAAGCTACGGCCCAGATCGCGAGGAACGCTGCGGCCCCGATGGTCGACCGACCAATGACGGGGCTCGATCGGAGTGCGAACCCGATTGCCGCCAAGACCACGGCGAACGCCACGGGCAGCAGGAGAGCTCGCCCGCGGCCGAGCGGCTCTGCCTCTGTGATGGGTGCGTTCAAGTGGGTCCCTCCATGGGTGCCTATTGGGCGTCCAATCCCAGCGCCTCTAGGACCAATTCCTCTTGCTGGGCCGCGTGCCTCGTCGCCTTGCCTTCCGCGGGTGATGCCCGCTCAGGACGCGCAACGTACGTGAGTGGCACCGTCCGCGGCACTACGCTCCGTAGCCGAGGCCCGACAAAAGTCAGGGCTCCCATGTTGCGAGGCTCTTCTTGCGTCCAAACGACGTGCTTGAGGTTCGGGTAACGGGCGAGCAGCGCTTTCAAGGCGTCGGTTGGGAAGGGGTACAACAGCTCCTGACGCGCCACGGCCGCATTTGAGGCGTCCGGTCGGCGCTCGTGCGCTTGGATGTCGTAGTAGATCTTGCCTGTGCACAAGACCAGTCGCTCGATCGCATCGGCGTCTTCCACGGTTGGGTCGTCGAGCACGTGTTGGAAGTTGCCCTCGGTCAGTTCGGAGACTGCAGAAGCGGCTGATGGGAGCCGGAGGAGGCTCTTTGGCGTCATGACGATCATAGGGCGCTCCGGTCTCCGGAGTGCTTGGCGTCTGAGCATGTGGAAGTACTGAGCAGGGGTCGTCGGGTAGGTGACCCGCATGTTCTGCTCCGCACACAACTGCAGGAAGCGTTCGAGACGCGCGCTCGAGTGCTCTGGACCTTGGCCTTCGTGCCCGTGAGGCAGGAGTAGCGTGAGGCGTGAGTACTGCCCCCACTTCATATGCCCGGACGATAAGAACTGGTCGATCATGACCTGAGCGACGTTGACGAAGTCGCCGAACTGCGCTTCCCAGAGAACGACGTCCTCGTCCGCGGCCACCGAGTATCCGTACTCGAAGCCGATCACCGCCGTTTCGGTCAGGGGCGAGTTGTGGACCTCGAGACGTGCGTCCGACACGCTCTGGAGAGGCGTCGCGAGCGCACCCGTCTCAACATCATGAAGAACAATGTGACGGTGGCTGAACGTGCCACGTTGAACGTCCTGGCCCGTCAAGCGGATCGGAATATTTTGGTTGAGAAGAGAACCGAAGGCGAGAGTCTCAGCGTGGCCCCAATCGATCTGCTTCTCTGGAGAGAAATCCTGCCCTCGCCGGGAGAGCTGGCGCCACAACTTGGGGTGCGGCGTGAATCCGTCTGGTATCTTAAGTGATGCCGTGTTGATCCCCGAGAGGACTTCGAAGTCGACACCTGTCGACTCGGGCACCACAGGCACTTCCCGTTCCTCGTCCGGTGTGTCGTCGCCGACCGGGTCGAACTCGCGTACGTGGTCTTGAGCGTCCCGGAGCGTGGACGACACCTCGTTTTGGATCGCTTCAGCCTCGTCCTTACTCACCACGCCTTCGTCAGCGAGGCGATCTGCGTAGATCGTACGGGCCGTTGGATGACTCGCGATCTTGGCGTTCTCCATGGGCTGCGTGTACGCTGGCTCGTCTCCCTCGTTGTGCCCGTGGCGCCGATACCCGACGAGGTCGATTACGAAATCGTCGTTGAATTGGGCGCGGTACATCATGGCCAAGCGGATCGTAGCTAGGCAGGCCTCGGCGTCGTCAGCGTTCACGTGCACGATCGGGATTCCGTATCCCTTAGCGAGATCACTCGAATACGTGGTTGAGCGGGCGTCGCGAGGGTCGGTCGTGAAGCCCACCTGGTTGTTCACGATGATGTGGACGGTGCCGCCCACGTCGTAGCCGTGGAGGCGAGACATGTTCAACGTTTCCGCGACGACTCCCTCCGCTGCGAACGCGGCGTCGCCATGCATGAGCACCGGCACGACCCGCTCGCCAGCTCTGACAGCGTCCTTGGACGAGGAGTCGAACTGGGTCGCTCGCGTCATGCCTGCGACAACGGGGTTCACGAACTCGAGATGACTCGGATTCGGGGCCAAACGGATCTGGACGGTTCCTGCACCATCGACCTCGCGCTCGCCACGGGCACCATGGTGGTACTTCACGTCTCCGGTGCCTGGGATGTCGAGCTGGCCTCCTTTGTAGGAGGGGCCCTCGAATTCCGCCAGAAGTTCGCCGTACGAGACGCCGAGCGTGTGCGTGAGCACGTTAAGGCGTCCGCGGTGCGCCATGCCGAGCACGACCTTGTCACCGCCCGCACGTGCTGTTTCGTCGATCGTCAGGTCCAACATCGGGACTAACGCGTCATTCCCCTCGAGAGAAAAGCGCTTCTGTCCTAGGTAGGCCCGGTGAAGGAACTGCTCGAGACCTTCGACGTTTGAGAGCTTGCGCAGGAGTCCGCGCTTTTCGTCTGCACTCATCTCGGGCATGTGGGAGTGTGACTCGACCTGATCCCACAGCCAGTCGACCTTCACATGGTCGTCGAGGTGCTCGAATTCATATCCGATCGTTCCTGTGTAGATCTCACCGAAGTACCGGAGAGCATCTGCGACGGACTCTCCTTCTCCGTTCTCGTCCATGACCAGCGATGCTGGCAACTCGTCGAGTTCCTCCATGGATGTGCCGAAGTAGGACGGGGTCAGCTGGGGATGCCCCGGCGGTTCCGACCCTAGAGGGTCGATCCGAGCGAGGCGGTGACCGTGATCCCGGAAAGCTTGTACGAGAGCCGTGGCGCGCGAAACGACTGGGAGGGCTGCCCGAAGGCTCTCGGCGGCTTCGGAGGTCGGTGCCGGTGCGTATGCTGGGGCCGGGGCCATCGGGGCCGCCTGGGTCTCATCAATCTGATCCGGTACGAAGAGGCCTTCAGCAACGGCCTGCGAGCCTTGCTTCTCGAAAAGGGTTCGCCACTCCGCGGGCACCGCCTCGGGATTGCGAGCGTATTCCTCGAACATCGCCTGTGCGTAGGCGGCGTTCTGGCTATCGAAGAGGTTGTCGTCCATCTACTGCTTTATCCGGTAAGCGCCCTGGCGATGGGCGGCTCTTTTGGCGAGCCCAAAAGTATCTCAATTGGGCCGGCTGTTGGAGTGTGGGTTACCCCCATTTGTGCCTATGGATGCGCCTGGGGCAACGTCGCCGATGGCGAGAACTCGGGGTAAGGAAGACCTGCAATGGGGGCTGCACGGGTGGATCCGGTCGAGACACTGGGTTCCGAGCAGGGAAAGGCCTCCAGCCGGGAAGAAGATGCACGATCGCATCGTAGGGTCGATATTCATGCCTGCGCGGCGGACGCCTTCCCGGGGCACGCGCTTCATTCCCTCGGAGACATCAGATGCTCATCAGCAACACCCAGGAAATTCCCGGAAAGAAGATCGTCGAGTTCTACGGTGTCGTGAGCGGCAGTACGGTTCGCGCGAAGCACATCGGCCGAGACATCATGGCGGGCCTGAAGAACGTCGTGGGCGGGGAGTTGACGGGATATACGGAGCTGCTGTCCGAGGCGCGCGGTGAAGCGATCCGACGCATGAGTTACCAAGCGAAAGAAACGGGCGCGAACGCGATCGTGAACGTGCGCTTCGCCACCAGCAGTGTCGCACAGGGCGCGGCCGAGCTGTTCGCGTACGGCACCGCGG
This is a stretch of genomic DNA from Longimicrobiales bacterium. It encodes these proteins:
- a CDS encoding NAD(P)H-quinone oxidoreductase, with the protein product MKTSMKAVVIREPGDPDVLELQDVPMPEPSHGEVLVRVATSGVNRADLLQRRGNYPVPAGYPADILGLEYAGVVEGVGPGVGPDMVGRAVMGITGGGGYAEYVTEAASTALRVPSGVDVSDAGAIPEAYLTAYDAVFMQEGLAEGETLLVHAVGSGVGSAAVQMAKRVGARAIGTSRTASKLERASGLGLDVSVLADGDWSQEVLDATDARGVDVILDLVGGPYLEKNQAVLAKRGRHIVVGVPGGPMGEINLRSLMITRGSIRGTVLRARALAEKEALARAFERDMLPGFAAGELRPVIDRVFAADQAADAHRHMEANANFGKILLRW
- a CDS encoding 3'-5' exonuclease — its product is MQLPFELDRPLIFFDLETTGLDVKKDRIVELALIKITPQGDVLEKVRRYNPEMPIPAESTAVHGITDEDVANELPFCRTARNLHDQLIAGSDLSGFNIKGFDIHVLIAEFKRCGISFSVEGRRLLDMQNIFHKEEPRDLSAAARFYLGREHEEAHTALGDIRTSAAVLGAQLERYPDIPQDLDGLHDYCQTFRPFRTEVDRWFSSPEDGRVFRRGKHKGQPLATIAATAPDYLKWMTSLDDMDDDVIKVVKSALDSAALPKPATNDPEPGSDTP
- a CDS encoding heavy metal-binding domain-containing protein is translated as MLISNTQEIPGKKIVEFYGVVSGSTVRAKHIGRDIMAGLKNVVGGELTGYTELLSEARGEAIRRMSYQAKETGANAIVNVRFATSSVAQGAAELFAYGTAVSVE
- a CDS encoding RnfABCDGE type electron transport complex subunit D; amino-acid sequence: MNAPITEAEPLGRGRALLLPVAFAVVLAAIGFALRSSPVIGRSTIGAAAFLAIWAVALGLSARASGRTFTLAVIPRKPHYVQLSTQAAIYLYWGWYVPLIRGFAVLILAQLVFAYGFSALLAWSRREHFELGFGPFPIIFSINLFLLFKPDWFYWQFGMIALGYLTKEFIRWEKNGRSTHIFNPSSFPLAIFSIGLIATNATDTTFGVDIATRLFDPPNIHAFLFAVSIPVQILFGVATMTVASVVTVYAFGVAFFAITGTYFFYEAYIPIAVFLGMHLLQTDPSTSPRTETGRVVYGMMYGLGVVVLVVVLRALEAPSFYDKLLPVLILNMMIQMVDRWVTSGPLRKLDLSAVAPQTTGIRRNLAIVGIWIAIFAGIYGAGGFRDDHPGQWIPFWQTACSEGSDRGCVYLASFQQDICIQGSGWACNELAVLLVQRNSGDGEALGALQAGCELGFDPACENGLRLSSGNRTLTSAVPTLDDLPLVIRGAKGPVTERDPDRLFARACEIGFEGTCQTASFASN
- a CDS encoding 2-oxoglutarate dehydrogenase E1 component, with protein sequence MDDNLFDSQNAAYAQAMFEEYARNPEAVPAEWRTLFEKQGSQAVAEGLFVPDQIDETQAAPMAPAPAYAPAPTSEAAESLRAALPVVSRATALVQAFRDHGHRLARIDPLGSEPPGHPQLTPSYFGTSMEELDELPASLVMDENGEGESVADALRYFGEIYTGTIGYEFEHLDDHVKVDWLWDQVESHSHMPEMSADEKRGLLRKLSNVEGLEQFLHRAYLGQKRFSLEGNDALVPMLDLTIDETARAGGDKVVLGMAHRGRLNVLTHTLGVSYGELLAEFEGPSYKGGQLDIPGTGDVKYHHGARGEREVDGAGTVQIRLAPNPSHLEFVNPVVAGMTRATQFDSSSKDAVRAGERVVPVLMHGDAAFAAEGVVAETLNMSRLHGYDVGGTVHIIVNNQVGFTTDPRDARSTTYSSDLAKGYGIPIVHVNADDAEACLATIRLAMMYRAQFNDDFVIDLVGYRRHGHNEGDEPAYTQPMENAKIASHPTARTIYADRLADEGVVSKDEAEAIQNEVSSTLRDAQDHVREFDPVGDDTPDEEREVPVVPESTGVDFEVLSGINTASLKIPDGFTPHPKLWRQLSRRGQDFSPEKQIDWGHAETLAFGSLLNQNIPIRLTGQDVQRGTFSHRHIVLHDVETGALATPLQSVSDARLEVHNSPLTETAVIGFEYGYSVAADEDVVLWEAQFGDFVNVAQVMIDQFLSSGHMKWGQYSRLTLLLPHGHEGQGPEHSSARLERFLQLCAEQNMRVTYPTTPAQYFHMLRRQALRRPERPMIVMTPKSLLRLPSAASAVSELTEGNFQHVLDDPTVEDADAIERLVLCTGKIYYDIQAHERRPDASNAAVARQELLYPFPTDALKALLARYPNLKHVVWTQEEPRNMGALTFVGPRLRSVVPRTVPLTYVARPERASPAEGKATRHAAQQEELVLEALGLDAQ